One stretch of Bacteroidota bacterium DNA includes these proteins:
- a CDS encoding ectonucleotide pyrophosphatase/phosphodiesterase has translation MISFDGFRWDYLDRNLTPNIDSLISDGVKATSLQPVYPTKTFPNHLAIVTGMYAENHGIIQNEFIDLTTKRVYKISDTIEVRDSRWYKGEAIWETARKQGKITASYFWPGSELNDSTKRPNYVERYQHTRPYERRLEGVKRWLELPKDERPDFIALYIDATDTQGHWFGPNSMEINRTIAEMDSLIGKLVQYLKQTKRFESTNILIVSDHGMTEIDPQRTIVVGDYLKEEKYLAEWDGPILLLESLENRNAEIVNTLRRQLKHAQVYLKNEIPDSFHLKKSESVFSILVAADLGWSLTDKELSKKRLLNFPKGNHGFNQHHKEMQGIFVARGPAFKKKFKIGTMENIDIYPLLCKILKIQQNVNIDGKLKRVESLLE, from the coding sequence ATGATATCGTTCGATGGATTTCGCTGGGACTACCTTGACCGAAACCTGACGCCGAATATTGATTCGTTGATTTCTGACGGCGTGAAAGCAACATCATTGCAGCCCGTCTATCCGACGAAAACATTTCCAAATCATTTGGCTATTGTCACCGGTATGTATGCGGAAAATCATGGTATCATTCAAAATGAATTTATTGACCTTACAACGAAGAGAGTTTATAAGATTAGTGATACGATTGAAGTGAGAGATTCCCGTTGGTATAAGGGAGAAGCAATTTGGGAAACGGCAAGGAAACAAGGGAAAATTACTGCAAGTTATTTTTGGCCGGGAAGTGAATTGAACGACAGTACCAAGCGTCCGAACTATGTTGAACGATATCAGCATACACGACCATATGAAAGACGATTAGAAGGGGTTAAACGCTGGTTAGAACTTCCCAAGGATGAACGACCGGATTTTATAGCACTCTATATTGACGCAACGGATACGCAAGGGCATTGGTTTGGTCCGAATTCAATGGAGATCAATCGTACCATTGCGGAAATGGATTCGCTTATCGGAAAACTCGTGCAGTATCTTAAACAAACAAAGAGATTCGAATCCACAAACATTCTCATCGTCTCTGATCATGGCATGACTGAAATTGATCCACAACGCACAATTGTTGTGGGAGATTATCTTAAAGAAGAAAAATATCTCGCTGAATGGGACGGCCCGATATTGCTTCTTGAATCACTTGAGAATCGCAATGCTGAAATTGTCAATACCTTACGCAGACAATTGAAACATGCTCAAGTGTATTTAAAAAATGAAATTCCGGATTCTTTCCATTTGAAAAAATCAGAATCTGTTTTTTCGATTTTGGTTGCCGCGGATTTAGGTTGGAGTCTTACTGATAAAGAACTGTCGAAGAAACGATTATTGAACTTCCCGAAAGGGAATCACGGCTTCAACCAACATCACAAAGAGATGCAAGGAATATTTGTGGCAAGAGGTCCTGCATTCAAGAAAAAATTTAAAATTGGCACAATGGAAAATATTGATATTTATCCGCTTCTCTGTAAAATTCTGAAGATTCAACAAAACGTGAATATCGATGGCAAGCTGAAAAGAGTTGAGTCTCTGTTGGAATGA
- a CDS encoding cob(I)yrinic acid a,c-diamide adenosyltransferase, translated as MKIYTKSGDQGETALFGGVRVPKDALRIEAYGSVDELNSLLGVIRSLEPHRSIDTVLRKIQHQLFELGADLATPLSHRSTFIPRIKLSYARPLEKAIDQFEARLKPLKTFILPGGSVIASHMHLARTVCRRAERNSVHLSRNENIGTAVIVYLNRLSDLLFVMARYANVLAGQEEVQWVSSKRKIKSKS; from the coding sequence ATGAAAATTTATACGAAGAGTGGTGATCAAGGGGAAACAGCATTGTTTGGAGGCGTGCGGGTTCCTAAAGATGCTTTACGAATTGAGGCATATGGTTCCGTTGATGAATTAAATTCGCTACTTGGTGTCATCCGTTCCCTTGAACCGCACAGATCCATTGATACAGTATTGCGTAAAATTCAACATCAATTATTTGAACTCGGTGCAGATCTTGCAACCCCCTTGAGTCATCGGAGCACATTTATTCCTCGAATAAAACTTTCATATGCTCGTCCCCTTGAAAAGGCAATCGATCAATTTGAAGCAAGATTGAAACCGCTGAAAACATTTATACTTCCAGGTGGATCGGTCATTGCCTCACATATGCATCTGGCACGAACCGTTTGCCGTCGCGCAGAACGAAATAGCGTACACTTATCCAGGAACGAAAATATTGGCACTGCTGTTATCGTTTACCTCAATCGTTTATCCGATCTGCTCTTTGTAATGGCTCGATATGCAAATGTTCTTGCCGGACAAGAAGAGGTGCAATGGGTGAGCAGCAAGAGAAAAATAAAATCAAAATCTTAA